The following coding sequences are from one Capsicum annuum cultivar UCD-10X-F1 chromosome 3, UCD10Xv1.1, whole genome shotgun sequence window:
- the LOC107864350 gene encoding UDP-glycosyltransferase 75C1: protein MEIFKNEKSHVLIAIFPGQGHINPSLQLSKQLIKLGIKVTLTTSLSAFNKIKNLPNIEGLSFAPFSDGYDGNFEGSFEEFHLFYSSIKSLGSEFIFNLVKLNSTNGTPITHVIYTVVMEWACLVAKKFNISSTLFWIQPATVFDIYYYRYTNYSDYFKNCDSKDKIIELPGLPPLSPIDLPSFVFDDVECNNWATESIKMQMEILNNEKNPKILVNTFDDLEFDALRILKNNVTMVAIGPSIPLHFLDDNSFGADMIEIRSNNYMDWLNLMTNKSVIYIAFGSYTEISSQLMEEIGQGLLKCGRPFLWVIREGQNGEKMVSCKDELEKKGKIVNWCSQVKVLKHPSVGCFLTHCGWNSTLEGIASGVPLVACPIWNDQICNAKLVQDVWQTGVRVNAGEGGIVERNEFERCIEIAMKDEELQKNAKKWRDLAKKAMGENGSSNVNLKAYANEFLLNHSC, encoded by the coding sequence atggaaattttcaaaaatgaaaaatcccATGTTCTTATTGCAATATTTCCAGGCCAAGGTCATATTAATCCATCCCTTCAATTATCCAAACAATTAATCAAATTAGGGATTAAAGTCACTTTAACCACAAGCCTATCAGctttcaataaaattaaaaatcttccAAATATTGAAGGATTAAGCTTTGCTCCTTTCTCTGATGGCTATGATGGTAATTTTGAAGGTTCATTTGAGGAATTTCATTTATTCTATTCTTCTATAAAATCTCTTGGGTcagaatttattttcaatttggttaaattaaattcaacaaATGGTACCCCTATTACACATGTTATTTACACTGTAGTTATGGAATGGGCTTGTTTAGTAgcaaaaaaatttaatatctcATCGACATTATTTTGGATTCAACCAGCTACagtttttgatatttattattatagatatactAATTATTCTGATTATTTCAAGAATTGTGAttctaaagataaaataattgagTTACCAGGATTACCACCACTTAGTCCAATTGATTTACCTTCTTTTGTTTTTGATGATGTGGAGTGTAATAATTGGGCAACTGAGTCTATTAAAATGCAAATGGAGATattgaataatgaaaaaaatccaaaaattcttGTCAATActtttgatgatttggaatttgATGCTTTgaggattttaaaaaataatgtgacTATGGTTGCAATTGGACCTTCAATTCCTCTACATTTTCTTGATGATAATTCATTTGGAGCTGATATGATTGAGATTAGGTCAAATAATTATATGGATTGGTTGAATTTAATGACTAATAAATCAGTTATTTACATAGCATTTGGTAGTTACACTGAAATATCAAGTCAATTAATGGAGGAAATTGGTCAAGGGCTATTGAAATGTGGAAGACCATTTTTATGGGTGATTAGGGAAGGGCAAAATGGGGAAAAAATGGTGAGTTGCAAAGATGAATTGGAAAAGAAAGGGAAGATAGTGAATTGGTGTTCGCAGGTGAAAGTACTAAAACACCCTTCGGTAGGATGTTTCCTGACTCACTGTGGCTGGAACTCGACTCTGGAGGGCATAGCTTCTGGAGTACCCCTCGTGGCGTGTCCTATATGGAATGATCAAATATGTAACGCGAAGCTCGTTCAAGATGTCTGGCAGACTGGCGTCAGAGTGAATGCTGGTGAAGGTGGTATAGTTGAAAGAAATGAGTTTGAGAGGTGTATAGAGATCGCAATGAAAGACGAAGAATTGCAAAAGAATGCAAAGAAATGGAGGGATTTGGCTAAGAAAGCTATGGGGGAAAATGGTTCATCAAATGTAAATCTCAAAGCTTATGCTAATGAGTTTTTACTTAACCATAgttgttaa
- the LOC107864349 gene encoding L-type lectin-domain containing receptor kinase IX.1-like has translation MEYMIIFSSVISNLSNTMVVFASSSSLKYYYYLVFPLTIIIPFVTPLSFNFDTFRPNDPDITYEKDAHAENGAIQLISNHSVRGLNASVGRATYSRPLHLWDKASGNVTDFSTNFTFRISSQGKGGYGFGLAFFLAPTFTTIPENITMFSNLGLMSDDMQSNRFVAVEFDTFQNHHYDDPMGDHAGIDINSMQSVVTEAWFSGISYGRSTDVWISYNSYSKNLSVVFTGFQGNTTVAVPQSLFHNLDLREYLPEWVTFGFTGGAGRNFALHTIYSWNFTSSTYPGVASRKHVPRKGKLGLVVGLVCGGCSVLVALSVLMLFAYWRKRKVRKEEREFILGGSMTDEFERNTGPKKLLYSELARCTSNFSQEKMLGRGGFGGVYKGYLRESNSYVAVKRVSRESKQGIKEYASEVRIISRLRHKHLVQLIGWCHEKRELLLVYDFIPNGSLDTHLFNGKSHLAWSIRFKIAQGLASTLLYLHEEWEQCVVHRDIKSSNVMLDSDFNPKLGDFGLARLVDHDKGFQTTDLAGTRGYMAPECFITDKATKETDVYSFGVVALEIACGRKPIDCKAEDHQVNLVDWVWRLYGMGNLCEAVDPKLSSDFNEQEMEHLLIVGLWCAHPERKYRPSIRQAIHVLNFEASLPTLPPNAQIQHSVNKDNTDSSYNTTASAASSSSTSILYPR, from the coding sequence ATGGAGTATATGATTATTTTCAGTAGTGTGATAAGCAATTTGTCTAATACTATGGTTGTTTTTGCCTCTTCATCTTCACTCAAATATTACTACTACCTTGTTTTCCCTCTAACCATCATAATCCCTTTTGTCACACCCCTATCCTTCAATTTTGATACTTTTAGACCCAATGATCCTGATATAACATATGAGAAAGATGCCCACGCAGAAAATGGTGCAATTCAACTCATCTCAAACCATAGCGTTCGGGGTCTAAATGCAAGCGTAGGTCGCGCCACATATTCGCGACCATTGCATCTCTGGGACAAGGCCTCTGGAAATGTCACAGATTTTagtaccaatttcacctttcgTATAAGTTCACAAGGCAAAGGAGGATATGGCTTTGGCCTCGCTTTCTTCCTTGCACCTACATTTACGACAATTCCAGAGAACATAACCATGTTTAGCAACCTTGGTCTTATGAGTGATGACATGCAGTCTAATCGATTTGTTGCTGTGGAGTTTGACACCTTTCAGAACCACCACTATGACGATCCAATGGGTGATCACGCCGGTATTGATATCAACTCTATGCAATCTGTTGTTACAGAAGCCTGGTTTAGTGGCATTTCATATGGTAGGAGTACTGATGTTTGGATTAGTTATAATTCCTATTCAAAAAATCTAAGTGTTGTTTTCACTGGTTTCCAAGGGAATACCACTGTTGCGGTCCCGCAGAGCCTATTTCACAATCTTGATCTGAGGGAATACTTGCCTGAATGGGTCACTTTTGGCTTCACGGGTGGAGCAGGCCGCAACTTTGCGCTACACACCATCTATTCTTGGAATTTTACTAGTAGTACTTATCCAGGGGTAGCCTCGCGAAAGCACGTGCCAAGGAAAGGTAAGTTGGGACTTGTAGTTGGATTGGTTTGTGGTGGTTGTAGTGTTTTGGTTGCGCTATCTGTGTTGATGTTGTTTGCATATTGGAGAAAGAGGAAGGTGAGAAAAGAGGAACGCGAATTTATTTTAGGCGGTTCCATGACCGATGAATTTGAAAGAAACACAGGACCAAAGAAGTTGTTGTATAGTGAGTTGGCTAGATGTACGAGTAACTTTTCGCAGGAAAAGATGCTTGGGAGGGGTGGGTTCGGGGGTGTTTATAAAGGATATCTCAGGGAATCCAACTCGTATGTTGCTGTTAAGAGGGTCTCAAGGGAGTCGAAGCAAGGAATAAAAGAGTACGCATCAGAAGTGAGGATCATCAGCCGGTTAAGGCATAAACATTTGGTGCAACTCATTGGTTGGTGTCATGAGAAAAGAGAACTACTACTTGTCTATGACTTTATCCCGAATGGAAGCTTGGATACCCATCTTTTCAATGGAAAAAGTCATTTGGCATGGTCAATAAGATTCAAGATTGCTCAAGGCTTGGCCTCCACGTTGCTATATCTACACGAAGAATGGGAACAATGCGTGGTGCATCGGGACATAAAGTCGAGCAATGTTATGTTAGATTCCGATTTCAATCCCAAACTCGGGGATTTTGGTTTAGCCAGACTAGTTGACCATGATAAGGGATTTCAAACAACAGATTTGGCAGGTACAAGAGGCTACATGGCCCCTGAATGTTTCATCACTGACAAAGCTACCAAGGAAACAGATGTGTATAGCTTTGGCGTTGTCGCGCTAGAAATAGCTTGTGGAAGAAAACCTATTGATTGTAAAGCTGAAGATCATCAAGTAAACCTTGTTGATTGGGTTTGGAGACTTTATGGGATGGGAAATCTTTGTGAAGCTGTTGATCCTAAACTCTCATCAGATTTCAATGAACAGGAAATGGAGCACTTGCTAATTGTAGGCTTATGGTGTGCTCATCCAGAGAGAAAATACAGGCCTTCTATTAGGCAAGCAATTCATGTACTTAATTTTGAAGCTTCATTGCCCACCCTCCCACCTAATGCCCAAATCCAGCATTCAGTGAATAAAGACAACACTGATTCTTCATATAACACAACAGCCTCTGCAGCAtcttcatcttcaacatcaatTTTGTACCCACGTTAA
- the LOC107866506 gene encoding UDP-glycosyltransferase 75C1 — translation MIFCYITLDKCKQLYQKIIKILFYTKELYMENLKNDCHVLLVTFPGQGHINPSLQLAKRLVNLGIKVTFSTSLTAFHRISKLPNIEGLSFAPFSDGYDGKLNVSVGEVDSFYYSIVSHGSEFVTQLTESRAAEGHPFSRIIYTTLMGWVGIVAKGLNVPSTFYWIQPAAVWDIYYYCFTEYADYFKNCSHDQVVELPGLPRLSPRDFPSFVFADVNSTYGWGVKSIIDQIELLNSEGNPRVLVNTFDDLEYNALRALKNLAMVGVGPSIPSAFLDGHDPFDKSFGADMRSSSDSYMDWLDSRANESVIYIAFGSYSEISSQSMEEIAQGLVKCGRPFLWVIREGKEGENQEEKLTCKEELEKQGRIVRWCSQVEVLQHPSLGCFLTHCGWNSTLESLSSGVPIVACPLWTDQSCNAKLVQDVWKIGVRVNANENGVVERDEFRRCIEIAMEDGEKREELKKNAKKWKDLAKEALKENGSSNVNLKAYVNEILLGH, via the coding sequence ATGATATTCTGTTATATAACCTTAGACAAATGTAAACAACTGTACcagaaaattattaaaattctattttacaCCAAAGAATTATATATGGAAAACTTGAAGAATGATTGTCATGTTCTTCTTGTAACATTTCCAGGTCAAGGTCACATTAATCCATCTCTTCAATTAGCTAAAAGATTAGTTAATTTAGGAATAAAAGTCACTTTTTCTACTAGCTTAACAGCTTTTCATCGAATTTCCAAGCTTCCAAATATAGAAGGATTAAGCTTTGCTCCTTTTTCTGATGGCTACGATGGAAAACTTAATGTGTCAGTTGGTGAAGTCGATTCGTTCTATTATTCAATAGTGAGTCACGGTTCTGAATTCGTGACTCAGTTGACAGAATCCAGGGCGGCTGAGGGCCACCCTTTCAGTCGTATCATTTACACGACCCTTATGGGATGGGTTGGTATAGTGGCTAAGGGACTTAATGTCCCTTCCACATTTTATTGGATCCAACCGGCGGCGGTGTGGgacatttattattattgtttcacTGAGTATGCTGATTATTTCAAGAATTGTTCTCATGATCAAGTCGTAGAGCTTCCAGGATTGCCTCGGCTAAGTCCTCGCGATTTTCCCTCGTTTGTGTTTGCTGATGTGAATTCTACCTATGGTTGGGGAGTTAAATCTATCATAGACCAAATTGAGCTATTGAATAGTGAAGGAAATCCAAGAGTACTTGTGAATACTTTTGATGATTTGGAGTATAATGCTTTGAGAGCATTGAAGAATTTAGCTATGGTTGGAGTTGGCCCTTCGATTCCATCGGCTTTTCTTGATGGTCATGATCCTTTTGACAAGTCATTTGGAGCTGATATGAGATCGAGTTCGGATAGTTACATGGATTGGTTGGATTCGAGGGCAAATGAATCAGTTATTTACATTGCATTTGGTAGTTACTCTGAGATATCAAGTCAATCGATGGAGGAAATAGCTCAAGGGTTGGTAAAATGTGGGAGGCCATTTTTGTGGGTGATTAGGGAAGggaaagaaggggaaaatcaagaagaaaagttGACATGTAAAGAGGAATTGGAAAAACAAGGGAGAATCGTGCGATGGTGTTCGCAAGTGGAGGTGTTACAACACCCTTCTTTAGGTTGTTTCTTGACTCACTGTGGTTGGAATTCGACTTTAGAGAGCCTGTCTTCTGGCGTGCCGATTGTGGCATGTCCGCTGTGGACCGACCAAAGTTGCAATGCTAAGCTCGTTCAAGATGTTTGGAAGATTGGCGTCAGAGTGAATGCGAATGAAAATGGTGTCGTCGAAAGAGATGAGTTTAGGAGGTGTATAGAGATCGCGATGGAAGATGGAGAGAAAAGGGAGGAGCTTAAGAAGAATGCCAAGAAATGGAAGGATTTAGCTAAGGAAGCTTTGAAGGAAAATGGTTCATCAAATGTAAATCTCAAAGCTTATGTTAATGAGATTTTACTTGGTCATTAA